The following DNA comes from Musa acuminata AAA Group cultivar baxijiao chromosome BXJ1-4, Cavendish_Baxijiao_AAA, whole genome shotgun sequence.
TGGTTGTCATGTACTTTCATACTTGATGCTGTGTTTGGATGCTGATGAATGGAGTGAGCTCTTCTTTTCCAGGCTTCAAGTACAAAATTTTGGCACTTGGATTGATGATTCTTCCATATTCTTCCAAATGAATCAGGAGGATTAGGAAGGCTTGCACTAAAACTCCTTATGTATCTATGGCGATTGCAGAACTGACAGACTTGTTTGATTTTCAAATTGTGTTCTCTTCGATGCACATGGGGGGTTTCCTGAAAACTTGCCCTCCTATCTTGAAAGACTACTTCATGTGGCTCTCTTCTTTATGAAAAAATGGAACAGATATATCATCTTAATACATAATAGATAAACATTGTAAGGAAATCAAAAAGTGATGCAAAATGGAGGGCCTGTAAAACTACGATAAAGCTTTATCCTGCCCAAGAATGTGATGATAATTTGAGATGTGATGACGTAAATTGGATTTATGCATATCATCTTTATACTTAATAGATAAACATGTCAAAAAAGAAGCTTTATTGGATTTATGCATATCTTGATGCGAGTAATATTTGACTAAGAAGTTCTAAGGTATGATTTAGGTCTGCAATAACAGGCTATTTAATcgtgtgattagtgtatttaatgatgattttatcataatttgatatatattggatcaaaattatgtatttaatatttcttttatatgtttcacatatttatgatgaaaaaatAGGTAAAATAGGTTTCATATATTTGACACTATTCttaactaatttacattgattttgtttatactaaatatatatttatttctaacttaaaaaccctatcctaactttttttttttcaggtatttttgaaggattttacgtctaaattaggcataccgctcggtatgccccgGCATTTTGCTTGGTATGCcttggtgtatcgctcggtacgtcCTGACATATCGCTCGGTATGTCGTACCATACTGTATCGATCAAAGCTCGGTACAtcggtacggtacaaaattttAATCCTTATTTTGAGCAATCTAAAAGAAGGTACTGTGCAAGGGGGTGGAATTACCCCAAGGATGTCTTTTCTAAGTCTATCTGTCATAGACACCCGGAACATTGTTTAATGAATTGAGTCGAGTCACAACGCATACATTCTCATTTGATTTTAATGTGCTTGTATATGTTTTAACTGTCTCCTATCATCTTTCTTCTTTAATGAGGCATTTTCTATATTAAGTTGTTAAAAACATGTTATACATGCAACATTCTCTGACATGCCAGTGTCAGAGAATTGAGTCACAACGTATACATTCAACATACACTCGGAACACTGTTTAATGAATTGAGTCACAACATATACATTTTCATTTGATTTTAATGTGCTTGTATATGTTTTAACCGTCTCCTATCATCTTTCTTCTTTAATGAGGTATTTTCTATATTTTAAGTTGTTAAAAATATGTTATACATGCAACATTCTCTGACATGCTAGTGAACTTTGTAGATGTGGTTGGGTAAAGTTTTAAAATCATGCCAATGTTGTATAACCTAACTTGTATGTGGATTTCAGATTATGATTGTATATTCTATAGAAAGATTCTGCATGGATTGGCATTTTACAGGTCCAGTGGCTGAAGATATGTTTCATTGGCAAGCAACGATAATGGGTCCACCTGACAGTCCATATGCAGGGGGAGTCTTTCTAGTTACTATACATTTTCCTCCGGATTACCCATTCAAACCACCTAAGGTATCATCAAACACTAAATTTTTAGTATTACGATAACTTTTTACCTTTCTCGATGTTGCCATCTATTTATCTTTTGGCATGTGTTCTCTACAAATTCACCGAGTAAAACATTCTCCCATTCACCAAACAACCTTGTAAACATTATAATATTCATAAAAACTGATTCCTCACTAACATATGCTATTGCATGACTAGTGCCACATCATGTGTACATTTGAACAAATACGTGCTATTACATGATGAGTGCCACATCATGTGTACATTTGAAGAAATACTTCCATTCAACATATTGTTTACCCATATATCATGTGGTCGTTCCTGGGAAGCTAGAGATTCTGTTGACATCTCTGATAGAGCTATAAACTTAAAATTCTGTTACCCAAGGAAGAGTATTCTATTTGAGAACACTTCATATGTTCCTCGTAAGGAATTCACACACCTGATAAATAGCCCTACATTTATCAAGTGTTAAGCATGACCTGAGTTTTCCATCTATTTCAGCATTTATTGTTCACAGTTTGATTTACTTCAATCATTTTGTCAAAAATTCCATCTAATTAAAGATCAGTTAAAAGACCAGATGTAGCTATTAATGCACAAAATGTGGGCTTAAGATGTGCTTTTGCGCTTAATGCAGTTGTTTTAGTCTAGAATGTATCTTGCTAACTTGAACAACCTGCTTTTGTAATAATTGATTGTGTTGGCTACGCAACAAATTTCAGCAATCATTTGTGCCATTTTCCAACTCATCATGTTTGTGTTCTGCAGGTTGCTTTCAGGACCAAGGTTTTCCATCCAAACATCAATAGCAATGGAAGCATTTGTCTCGACATTTTGAAGGAACAATGGAGTCCGGCATTAACCATTTCCAAGGTTTCTTTTCTCTCTTATTTTGTGGTTTGTTATATATCAAGTTGGCTGCTCAGTGTGGAAAATTCATCGGAGGAATTACTGCCTGTACTCCTAGTTACAAAGGATCAGAGAGTAGATGATCATTTTAAACAATCCTGTACCCCTTTTTTGCTACTTCAATTTCCTCTTCTGGATCGGTAAAATCAAGGGTAATCTTGGCCTGGGAACTAGGAGATCTCAAGTATAATCTAGTCGTGGATACATGGTTGTGTCCAAACAAAGCGACTTTATGTAGCCATTGTTAGAGGCCAGTTTGTTTGCTACAATAACCTCCATGATCGGAGGCAAATTAGTGATCagctcatttgagttgtttaagaAATTTAGATCTTGTGCAGAGTTTAAACATGTTTTATTTGCATCAACAGAAAGTAGTGATAACCCTTTTTTCCATTCTTTCTTAACTTTTTTTTAGTTAAAATGAGTTTTATTGTGCCTTCTGCCAGGTACTGTTGTCGATCTGCTCCCTTTTAACAGATCCAAACCCAGATGATCCATTGGTTCCGGA
Coding sequences within:
- the LOC103980942 gene encoding ubiquitin-conjugating enzyme E2 28, with amino-acid sequence MASKRILKELKDLQKDPPTSCSAGPVAEDMFHWQATIMGPPDSPYAGGVFLVTIHFPPDYPFKPPKVAFRTKVFHPNINSNGSICLDILKEQWSPALTISKVLLSICSLLTDPNPDDPLVPEIAHMYKTDRAKYEATARSWTQKYAMG